In Microvenator marinus, one genomic interval encodes:
- a CDS encoding cyclic nucleotide-binding domain-containing protein, with amino-acid sequence MEYKAWALTDVGNVRENNEDSHLLDLVNGVFVVADGVGGSQAGEVASEHLCKRIGDIAEEVGELARAKDPALDREAREKVFQVLLDHIHEINSEVYGIGKEINPTLPSATTCDAMVMSNNCAFIAHVGDSRVYLFRAGQIFRITEDHTFAEQLKREAVADERILERFRNVLTRSIGGKPQVEIDALFIDLQPGDRVLMCSDGVTDYLSGSDLLEFSNQKDGEELLKFLIREAKDRGGADNITALLVEIVDSRQENTIRDQSFDTLRQADILGKIELFEGLGLRDLIKVLRIVYERNYTDGQMIMTPGEPADCMYVVAGGRVELTSPGQTPRTLKEGQHFGALALVSEEIRESSAIAKGQAMVLVVPGAKFKEIVEDDSVVGNKLLWNLLRMMAEDIRVLRKGSP; translated from the coding sequence ATGGAATACAAAGCCTGGGCGCTAACCGACGTTGGAAATGTACGCGAGAACAACGAGGACAGCCATCTCTTGGACCTCGTAAACGGCGTGTTCGTAGTGGCTGACGGCGTGGGCGGAAGCCAGGCCGGCGAAGTCGCGAGCGAACACCTCTGCAAACGCATTGGCGATATCGCTGAGGAAGTCGGCGAACTTGCGCGCGCTAAGGACCCGGCTTTGGACCGAGAGGCGCGCGAAAAAGTCTTTCAGGTTTTGCTCGACCATATCCACGAGATCAACTCGGAAGTCTATGGCATAGGCAAGGAAATCAACCCCACATTGCCGTCCGCCACCACGTGTGACGCCATGGTCATGTCCAACAACTGCGCGTTCATCGCGCACGTTGGGGATAGCCGCGTCTACCTCTTTAGAGCCGGCCAGATTTTCCGGATCACCGAGGACCATACCTTTGCAGAACAGCTCAAGCGTGAAGCTGTTGCTGACGAGCGGATTCTGGAGCGGTTCCGAAACGTGTTGACCCGAAGCATCGGTGGCAAGCCACAGGTTGAGATCGACGCGCTCTTCATCGACTTGCAGCCCGGCGACCGCGTTCTCATGTGCTCGGACGGCGTTACGGACTATCTCTCGGGCTCGGACCTCCTTGAGTTTTCGAACCAAAAGGACGGCGAAGAGCTCTTGAAATTCCTGATTCGCGAGGCCAAGGATAGGGGCGGTGCGGATAATATCACGGCGCTTTTGGTCGAGATCGTAGACTCGAGGCAAGAGAACACCATCCGAGACCAGAGCTTCGACACGCTGAGGCAGGCCGATATCCTGGGCAAGATCGAGCTCTTCGAGGGGCTCGGCCTGCGCGACCTCATCAAGGTTTTGCGCATCGTTTATGAGCGAAACTACACGGACGGCCAGATGATTATGACGCCCGGCGAGCCGGCCGATTGTATGTACGTGGTAGCCGGTGGGCGCGTGGAGTTGACGAGTCCGGGTCAAACTCCTCGAACCCTCAAAGAGGGCCAGCACTTCGGAGCGTTGGCTCTGGTATCCGAAGAGATTCGCGAGTCGAGCGCGATAGCCAAAGGGCAGGCGATGGTGCTAGTGGTGCCTGGCGCGAAGTTCAAGGAGATCGTGGAAGACGACTCCGTGGTCGGCAACAAACTCCTCTGGAACCTCCTCAGAATGATGGCCGAAGATATTCGCGTGCTGAGGAAAGGAAGTCCGTGA
- a CDS encoding MXAN_5187 C-terminal domain-containing protein produces the protein MAKEALNQGEIETLLNELETKMNRLRTVYEQYFMGIERTPPTTLRKEVFRIVQRMENVYIRNTAQKFRLRSLVQRFNSYKSYWGRVERQIEEGTYQRDINRANRRQMRQRPQAEENGLPVLELDLEMDVDLEEIQAEMDELDAAGAFDSHVKRSPREPQMPKPAEMSDEEKEAIKRRKLAELRAQLMGGDGDAPAPAPTPAPQRAQPQAEPAEEMDERAAKLARLKSRLGTQNRAQPVPQSTPPSGPHRVIERPTQRVIERPSTDPSEDKAKRVYNELIETKKKLNESTAGLSYETVKKSIDAQTQQLKESRGAKDVDFKVVVKDGKAFLKPQTK, from the coding sequence ATGGCAAAAGAAGCGCTAAATCAAGGGGAAATCGAAACGCTCCTCAACGAGCTCGAAACCAAGATGAATAGGCTTCGGACCGTGTACGAGCAATACTTTATGGGCATTGAACGCACGCCGCCAACAACGCTCAGGAAAGAGGTTTTCCGGATCGTGCAGCGTATGGAAAACGTGTACATCCGCAACACCGCCCAGAAATTTCGCCTGCGCTCTTTGGTTCAGCGCTTCAACTCGTACAAATCATACTGGGGGCGCGTGGAGCGCCAGATCGAGGAAGGCACCTACCAGCGCGATATCAACCGCGCAAACCGCCGGCAGATGCGCCAACGCCCTCAGGCGGAGGAGAACGGTCTGCCTGTGCTTGAGCTCGATCTCGAGATGGACGTGGACCTCGAAGAGATTCAGGCGGAAATGGACGAGCTCGATGCTGCTGGCGCCTTTGACTCGCACGTCAAGCGCAGCCCGCGCGAGCCGCAGATGCCGAAGCCGGCCGAAATGAGTGACGAAGAGAAGGAAGCGATCAAACGCCGAAAGCTCGCCGAGCTTCGGGCGCAATTGATGGGCGGTGATGGCGATGCACCTGCACCGGCTCCCACGCCTGCTCCTCAACGCGCGCAGCCTCAGGCGGAACCCGCCGAAGAGATGGACGAACGTGCCGCTAAATTGGCACGTCTTAAGTCGCGACTCGGCACGCAAAACCGGGCACAGCCCGTGCCGCAAAGCACACCGCCATCTGGCCCGCATCGTGTGATTGAACGCCCCACTCAGCGAGTAATAGAGCGCCCAAGCACGGATCCGTCAGAGGATAAGGCAAAGCGCGTCTACAACGAGCTCATCGAGACCAAGAAGAAGCTCAATGAATCCACGGCTGGGCTCTCGTACGAGACGGTGAAGAAGTCGATCGATGCGCAGACGCAGCAGCTCAAAGAGTCGCGCGGCGCAAAGGACGTGGACTTTAAGGTGGTGGTCAAAGACGGCAAAGCCTTCCTCAAGCCGCAGACCAAATAA
- a CDS encoding ABC transporter substrate-binding protein, whose amino-acid sequence MAILALFCLLSGCESKTKTAPEPGIIAASAELPDKPLRIVSLAPNITEILFALGAGERVVAVTRFCDFPTEVKELPKIGGVVDPDVENIAAQRPDLVIGVTSGGDPGVTRALDTLEIPYAFLKMETLEETFQGILTISKLVGAEASGKSLHDDMRARIEKITARKSPHQHKTLVVFGHKPIVGAGPGTFAHDLIELAGGQNVLADYPQAYPTLDIETVIKLNPDRILDITMQEEGSADFWAPFEKIEAVHSGNVYRSADPALMRPGPRLVESLQIFGMAIHGKHTAH is encoded by the coding sequence ATGGCAATTCTTGCGCTCTTCTGCCTCCTTTCAGGGTGTGAATCAAAGACCAAAACCGCGCCCGAGCCCGGAATCATTGCGGCGAGCGCTGAACTTCCTGACAAGCCGCTGAGGATCGTCTCGCTCGCCCCCAATATCACTGAGATTCTCTTTGCACTTGGGGCCGGAGAGCGTGTGGTTGCGGTGACCCGTTTTTGCGACTTTCCCACAGAGGTCAAGGAGCTCCCGAAAATTGGAGGCGTGGTGGACCCTGACGTCGAGAATATCGCCGCCCAGCGCCCCGACCTCGTGATTGGCGTGACTTCAGGCGGGGATCCGGGCGTGACCCGCGCCTTGGATACTCTTGAGATTCCCTATGCGTTCCTCAAGATGGAGACGCTCGAGGAGACCTTTCAAGGCATTCTGACGATCTCAAAACTGGTTGGCGCCGAGGCCAGCGGCAAGAGCCTCCACGACGATATGCGCGCGCGGATCGAAAAGATCACCGCGCGAAAAAGCCCGCATCAACACAAGACCCTGGTTGTGTTTGGGCACAAACCCATCGTCGGAGCTGGGCCCGGCACCTTTGCCCACGATTTGATCGAGCTCGCGGGCGGCCAAAATGTGCTCGCGGATTATCCGCAGGCGTATCCCACGCTCGACATCGAAACCGTCATCAAGCTCAATCCCGACAGAATCTTGGATATCACCATGCAAGAGGAGGGGAGCGCCGACTTTTGGGCGCCCTTTGAAAAAATTGAAGCGGTGCATTCGGGAAATGTTTACAGGTCTGCTGACCCAGCGCTCATGCGCCCGGGCCCGCGGCTTGTGGAAAGTTTGCAGATTTTCGGCATGGCGATTCACGGAAAACACACCGCACACTAG
- a CDS encoding FecCD family ABC transporter permease has translation MAEHLTASRLTKALLIGTGLLVISAWAGLSLGSTRLSFAELIEMDILLLARLPRVVFAGIVGAALACAGAVFQAVLRNPLADPYILGISGGAALGGSLMVALGIMSALGTPAAAFAGGLGALAVILLAARIMPNSSTLSTYVLLLTGVIFNAFASAVIMFLKSVLSAQKAQELLFYLMGSLSVEGIGLTHTLGVVLVVGLLLGGQLAYARSLNALTLGDESAQALGVDARRTRMVTVVLASLAVAVAVAYTGLIGFVGLVVPHAMRLAFGSDHRVLLPMCILGGASFLILADTIARVSFMAISTTLPVGVITAFLGAPIFFYFLRRNLLKTRII, from the coding sequence ATGGCCGAGCATCTCACAGCCTCGCGTCTGACCAAGGCGCTCCTGATCGGCACCGGCCTCCTCGTGATTTCCGCATGGGCAGGGCTTAGCTTGGGGTCTACGCGCCTGAGCTTCGCCGAGCTGATCGAGATGGATATCCTGCTTCTGGCGCGGCTTCCGCGCGTGGTCTTCGCGGGTATCGTCGGGGCTGCTTTGGCCTGTGCGGGTGCGGTGTTTCAGGCTGTCTTAAGAAACCCGTTGGCCGACCCCTATATCCTCGGGATTTCTGGTGGGGCCGCCCTCGGCGGGTCCTTGATGGTGGCGCTCGGGATCATGTCCGCACTTGGCACTCCGGCTGCGGCATTTGCGGGAGGTTTGGGTGCCCTGGCGGTGATCCTTCTCGCGGCACGCATCATGCCAAACTCAAGCACCCTTTCGACCTATGTTCTTCTACTGACAGGCGTGATCTTCAATGCATTTGCGTCTGCGGTCATCATGTTCCTCAAAAGTGTGTTGAGCGCTCAAAAAGCGCAGGAACTGCTCTTCTACTTGATGGGCAGTCTTTCTGTGGAAGGCATCGGGTTGACCCATACCTTAGGCGTCGTGCTTGTCGTTGGCCTGCTCTTGGGTGGGCAATTGGCCTACGCGCGCTCGCTCAACGCCCTGACTCTCGGTGATGAGAGTGCCCAGGCGCTGGGGGTAGACGCGCGCCGAACGCGAATGGTGACGGTGGTCTTGGCGAGCCTGGCGGTGGCTGTGGCGGTAGCGTACACAGGGTTGATTGGTTTCGTTGGACTTGTGGTGCCACACGCGATGCGCCTCGCCTTTGGCTCGGATCACCGCGTGCTCCTCCCCATGTGTATCCTCGGCGGCGCAAGCTTCTTAATACTCGCCGATACCATTGCGCGGGTGAGCTTTATGGCCATCAGCACCACTCTTCCTGTAGGCGTGATTACGGCTTTCCTTGGGGCTCCGATCTTCTTCTACTTCCTGCGTCGAAATCTTCTGAAGACCCGAATCATCTGA
- a CDS encoding ABC transporter ATP-binding protein — MISLQEVSVSFGQKPCIQGVSLELEETGAIALIGPNGAGKTTLLRAIAGLQEAEGRVVLDGAAVSGLSVKERAQKLTYLGNSEEVVFDFSALECVLMAVAAGRGFFELESEADVAKARQALEVLGVAHVADQALNTLSSGERQRVWIARTLLKNAPVWLLDEPTSNLDIKYQRRVLEFFKEESKERLVVAVMHDLNALDGFFERVVLMHEGRIVADGPPSDVLEPAILEPVYGTRIQRLQADGRLAILW; from the coding sequence ATGATTTCACTCCAAGAGGTTTCGGTGAGTTTTGGCCAGAAACCCTGCATTCAAGGCGTTTCTCTGGAGCTTGAGGAGACTGGGGCGATTGCGCTCATCGGTCCGAACGGCGCGGGAAAGACCACCTTGTTGCGCGCCATTGCCGGACTTCAAGAGGCTGAGGGGCGAGTCGTCTTAGACGGGGCAGCCGTGTCCGGATTGAGCGTGAAAGAACGCGCTCAAAAGCTCACGTATCTTGGAAACTCTGAAGAAGTCGTCTTCGATTTTTCCGCCCTTGAATGCGTCTTGATGGCCGTTGCGGCCGGGCGTGGATTTTTTGAACTCGAATCCGAGGCAGACGTAGCAAAAGCGCGGCAGGCTCTGGAGGTCCTCGGAGTGGCCCACGTGGCCGATCAAGCCCTCAATACCTTGAGCAGCGGGGAGCGACAACGCGTTTGGATTGCCCGGACGTTGCTCAAGAATGCGCCGGTTTGGCTGCTCGACGAGCCTACCTCGAACCTGGATATTAAGTACCAGCGGCGAGTCCTTGAGTTCTTTAAGGAAGAGTCAAAGGAGAGGTTGGTGGTAGCCGTGATGCACGACCTAAACGCCTTGGACGGCTTTTTTGAACGCGTCGTGTTGATGCACGAGGGCCGCATTGTGGCTGATGGTCCGCCCTCAGATGTGTTGGAGCCGGCCATTTTGGAGCCGGTCTATGGAACGCGGATTCAGCGGTTGCAAGCCGACGGAAGACTTGCCATCTTGTGGTAG
- a CDS encoding FmdB family zinc ribbon protein yields MPIYIYEVQDENGEGEVFEVLQRMGEPALTHHPETGAPVRQIITAPNLVLRHSSRADAQIMSDANLKRTGFTRYEKSGDGSTYVRTGGDKGPETFKKPT; encoded by the coding sequence ATGCCCATCTACATCTACGAAGTCCAAGACGAGAACGGCGAAGGCGAGGTCTTTGAGGTGCTTCAGCGCATGGGCGAGCCCGCCTTGACGCACCACCCCGAGACCGGCGCCCCTGTGCGCCAAATCATCACGGCACCAAACCTCGTGCTGCGCCACAGCAGTCGTGCCGACGCTCAGATCATGAGTGACGCAAACCTAAAACGCACTGGCTTTACCAGATATGAAAAGTCCGGCGACGGCTCCACCTACGTGCGAACCGGTGGCGACAAGGGACCGGAAACATTTAAGAAGCCCACGTGA
- a CDS encoding CatA-like O-acetyltransferase: protein MKRTKVDIEHSPRKSHFEFFSGFGWPFLDVCARVDVTAALKNRPPSVGVFAICLHRIMAAVHQVPELMQRIEPDGVWQYDSVTPSFTVMGENGVFNYAVAEWDAELESFSARVKAAAEYSNTKDELNLEDDHRADLVFVTCLPWLDFTSIAHPRPMGPAPSPADASVPRIAWGKITEHESRKSMSVALSAHHGLVDGAHLARFYEALADEFA, encoded by the coding sequence ATGAAACGAACCAAGGTAGACATCGAACATTCGCCCAGAAAGTCTCATTTCGAGTTCTTTTCGGGGTTCGGTTGGCCCTTCTTAGATGTGTGTGCGCGTGTGGATGTCACCGCGGCCCTAAAGAATAGGCCACCATCGGTAGGTGTGTTTGCGATCTGCCTTCATCGTATCATGGCAGCCGTGCACCAGGTTCCCGAGCTCATGCAGCGCATCGAGCCAGACGGGGTCTGGCAATACGACTCGGTCACGCCCTCGTTTACGGTGATGGGGGAGAACGGGGTCTTTAACTACGCGGTGGCAGAATGGGACGCTGAGCTTGAGTCGTTTTCCGCGCGTGTGAAGGCGGCGGCCGAGTACTCCAACACCAAGGATGAACTTAACCTCGAAGACGATCACCGGGCAGACCTCGTGTTCGTGACGTGTTTGCCGTGGTTGGATTTCACGTCCATCGCGCATCCGAGGCCCATGGGACCTGCCCCCAGCCCGGCTGATGCCTCGGTGCCGAGGATTGCCTGGGGCAAGATCACTGAGCACGAGTCCCGCAAGTCTATGTCTGTGGCCTTGTCTGCCCATCATGGTTTGGTTGACGGCGCGCATCTCGCGCGATTTTACGAAGCCCTCGCCGATGAGTTCGCGTAG
- a CDS encoding VIT domain-containing protein has product MHPITFIVLFAALLYPPFAQADWLDSTLGQPVHEASHHVTLSLNEGIATYKVQRTFANTGEIPDEAVMLVNLPEGAAASGLRIRAGKVWYEGELLKRDVAARRYEELTGMGVADLRDPALLAWSSTDTLELHVFPVPAMGTATLEYTLVAPAKWDDGEWLIDYAPSDDAENLAPITLSVECEKCSVEVEGRLVGAFGPTALGHGPEAERQIRITPPNELAMYFGTTRFAALSATHAYHQVAVPKRLSDSPVAPKVVFLVDASYSVGARGIQTQIEWILSIASHMPDGLFKLVEVGREIYDVTQTYYSLPELQELLATWTADLTNGSNLDLGLEYARFALKDESPAYIFAFTDDYLKRAINTEKLPVKSEITTQILLIGESWGRQDEHRLAQVSKATGGILVGMGSVADAETYAEHLVRPIMLEDVNIEDIPMETNILMEGESHRFFGRLDTPVTGILSAKLWHDEVKLSPRRHVDLDRATAGWMFSHDEYHHLSEKEQIRLAFAAGVVSPHTSYLAIEPGVRPSKQGIDRGMGMGGFGASGVGYGSSGLAIGRSSTHERPDFFSKIVGSCAAAFPGENGKIEVHTTIHEIVDVIVQSPENQYTQCVSEDVWATRLPTSAVETYAVYRL; this is encoded by the coding sequence ATGCATCCGATCACTTTTATCGTCCTATTCGCCGCTCTCTTGTATCCACCTTTCGCTCAGGCCGATTGGCTCGATTCGACGCTGGGTCAACCGGTACATGAGGCCTCTCACCACGTTACGCTGAGCCTTAATGAGGGCATCGCAACCTACAAAGTTCAGCGGACTTTCGCGAATACGGGTGAGATTCCCGATGAGGCAGTAATGCTTGTGAATCTCCCGGAGGGGGCAGCGGCGAGCGGTCTTCGTATCCGGGCTGGCAAGGTTTGGTACGAAGGTGAGTTGCTCAAACGCGATGTAGCCGCACGACGCTATGAGGAGCTTACGGGAATGGGTGTGGCGGACCTGAGGGACCCGGCCCTACTGGCCTGGAGCTCCACGGACACGTTGGAACTTCATGTTTTTCCGGTACCCGCAATGGGTACAGCGACCTTGGAGTACACACTTGTTGCGCCGGCGAAATGGGATGATGGGGAGTGGTTGATCGACTATGCACCATCTGACGACGCCGAAAATCTGGCACCCATTACTCTGAGTGTGGAGTGTGAGAAATGCAGTGTTGAGGTGGAAGGACGTTTGGTTGGAGCCTTTGGTCCAACCGCGTTAGGCCACGGCCCAGAGGCTGAACGCCAGATCAGGATAACGCCGCCGAACGAACTCGCCATGTACTTCGGAACCACACGATTTGCGGCACTAAGTGCGACACATGCCTACCACCAGGTAGCTGTTCCGAAACGGCTCTCGGACTCGCCGGTGGCGCCGAAGGTCGTCTTTTTGGTGGACGCTTCTTATTCGGTGGGTGCGCGCGGGATCCAAACGCAAATTGAGTGGATTCTCAGTATCGCGTCGCACATGCCTGATGGCCTCTTTAAGCTCGTCGAGGTGGGTCGCGAGATTTACGACGTGACTCAGACCTACTACTCGCTTCCAGAGCTGCAGGAACTCTTGGCCACGTGGACCGCAGATCTGACGAACGGGTCGAACCTCGACCTCGGGCTCGAGTACGCGCGTTTTGCGCTCAAGGACGAATCGCCGGCCTATATTTTTGCGTTCACCGACGACTACCTCAAGCGCGCGATCAACACCGAGAAGCTTCCGGTGAAGTCCGAGATCACCACACAGATTCTGCTCATCGGCGAGTCGTGGGGAAGGCAGGACGAGCATCGACTCGCCCAAGTTTCCAAGGCAACTGGAGGCATTCTGGTTGGGATGGGAAGTGTGGCCGATGCTGAGACCTATGCCGAGCATTTGGTTCGCCCGATTATGCTTGAAGATGTGAATATCGAGGACATCCCGATGGAGACGAACATTCTGATGGAGGGCGAGTCACACAGGTTCTTTGGGCGGCTCGACACGCCCGTGACGGGTATTCTGAGTGCAAAGTTATGGCACGATGAGGTCAAGCTCAGCCCGCGCCGTCATGTGGACTTGGACCGCGCCACGGCCGGATGGATGTTCTCTCACGACGAGTATCATCACCTGAGCGAAAAGGAGCAGATTAGGCTCGCGTTCGCGGCTGGCGTGGTTTCGCCGCATACGTCCTATCTGGCCATCGAGCCTGGAGTTCGCCCGTCAAAGCAAGGCATTGACCGTGGCATGGGAATGGGTGGTTTTGGTGCGTCTGGCGTGGGTTATGGGAGCAGTGGTTTAGCGATTGGCCGGAGTTCCACACACGAACGGCCGGACTTTTTCAGCAAAATTGTAGGCAGCTGTGCGGCGGCATTTCCTGGCGAGAACGGCAAGATCGAGGTCCACACGACGATTCATGAGATTGTGGACGTCATCGTCCAGAGCCCTGAGAATCAGTACACCCAATGCGTTTCGGAAGATGTCTGGGCTACTCGGCTTCCCACATCTGCCGTTGAGACTTACGCGGTCTATCGACTGTGA
- a CDS encoding DUF3427 domain-containing protein produces MELLATNLPGQLRMLDVIRRALKSADDVAISVSFLRFSGLQLLVDDLKRFTARGGRVRLLTSTYLGITQPEALRVLATIKGAEVRVHLAKNPLQGFHPKFFVFQGAQTECWVGSSNISKGGLTSNVEANLRHDSEQALEEALSAFEMIWEHPDVWRLSDELTDQYALALLQSATQRMAVSQVLVPEPRVRVQPNSAQAEALVNLARLRELGETRAVVIAAPGVGKTFLAAFDAEAAGAERVLFLSHRLEHLTQAKKTFEQVFGTRRTTGLVYGELKQTQAEFVFSTVQSANALESTAFDYVVVDEFHHAAAPTYRALLSKIKPQFLLGLTATPERQDGHDVLSLCDFNIAYEARLIEAINRSWLVPFHYFGIADETVDYSESIWRSARLNLEQVETALMLETRVAHILEHALEKGFDGARRACVGFCAGRRHAKFMSEKLNERGLCATYLTGENSLEEREETYANLENPEHALEWLFVADLLNEGVDIPGINSLLFLRPTDSATIFIQQLGRGLRLSPDCEVLTVLDFVGHHRNAWLNMEVLRDAAAAPNASTLPEFDLTPPKQCEILLDDVTREILLKVRRFTRRKSDWCEETYRSLRDEKGKPPFPVDLIGRADAPSLGDFRAVYGSWLDCRKTFYDADPWEMALEKDHLGWELLAQCEKNWQQPRVYAYALLWGLCAAPRTPKEGYEEFFERYPRWRAEYAPAESTNAWQTLEKKLGRLLDGKALNAEVFDQIPSSALLEHVELRLQYTLEADFRLRHGGVLRTPAELVVHRAYTRQEIVNHFRQQYDPALHNAGVITFEVGAESHIVMITKLDTSGAKSEFHYVNQFDGPQRFLWQSQNRQTQENRSGRAILDHKEDGASLHLFVQTKSHSSPHYLGKVDVESVEGNAPMNVTFSLRHRLTDELCELWLEGVRK; encoded by the coding sequence ATGGAACTCCTCGCAACCAATTTACCCGGGCAACTCCGGATGCTCGACGTGATTCGCCGTGCGCTCAAGAGCGCTGATGATGTGGCGATTTCGGTGTCTTTTCTGCGCTTTAGTGGACTGCAACTCTTGGTTGACGACCTGAAGCGATTCACGGCGCGTGGTGGGCGAGTGCGGCTCTTGACCTCCACCTATCTCGGCATCACTCAACCCGAGGCCTTGCGAGTGCTGGCCACCATCAAAGGTGCTGAGGTTCGTGTTCACCTGGCCAAGAATCCACTTCAGGGCTTTCATCCCAAGTTTTTTGTGTTTCAGGGCGCTCAGACGGAGTGTTGGGTAGGCTCCTCGAATATCTCGAAGGGAGGCCTAACCTCAAACGTTGAAGCGAACCTGAGACACGATTCGGAACAGGCCCTCGAAGAGGCGCTCTCGGCCTTTGAGATGATTTGGGAGCACCCGGATGTTTGGCGACTTTCGGATGAATTGACGGACCAATATGCGCTGGCGCTGCTTCAATCCGCGACGCAGCGGATGGCCGTATCGCAAGTCCTGGTGCCGGAGCCGAGAGTCCGGGTCCAGCCGAATAGTGCACAGGCCGAGGCTCTGGTGAATCTGGCGCGGCTTCGTGAACTTGGGGAAACCCGGGCAGTTGTTATCGCAGCGCCCGGTGTTGGAAAAACATTCCTTGCGGCCTTTGATGCCGAGGCCGCTGGTGCCGAACGGGTTTTGTTTCTCTCGCATCGCCTCGAGCATTTGACGCAGGCAAAGAAGACGTTCGAGCAGGTGTTTGGCACGCGGCGTACCACGGGACTTGTCTACGGGGAACTCAAACAAACACAGGCGGAGTTTGTGTTCAGCACAGTACAATCGGCGAATGCGCTTGAGAGCACCGCGTTCGATTACGTGGTTGTGGACGAGTTTCATCACGCCGCTGCTCCCACATACCGGGCGCTTCTTTCCAAGATTAAACCACAATTTTTGCTGGGTCTTACTGCGACACCAGAGCGGCAAGATGGCCATGATGTTCTGTCCCTATGCGACTTCAACATCGCTTACGAGGCTCGATTGATCGAGGCCATCAATCGCTCTTGGCTGGTCCCTTTTCACTATTTTGGGATTGCAGACGAGACGGTGGATTACTCGGAGTCGATTTGGCGCAGTGCCCGACTCAATCTCGAGCAAGTTGAGACCGCTCTGATGCTCGAGACCAGGGTCGCTCATATCTTGGAGCACGCGCTGGAAAAGGGTTTTGACGGGGCGCGGCGCGCGTGTGTGGGCTTTTGTGCTGGGAGACGACATGCCAAATTCATGAGTGAGAAGCTCAATGAACGAGGGCTTTGCGCGACCTATCTGACGGGAGAAAACTCGCTGGAAGAACGCGAGGAAACGTACGCAAATCTGGAGAACCCCGAGCATGCGCTCGAGTGGCTTTTTGTGGCTGACCTCTTGAATGAGGGAGTGGATATTCCGGGCATCAACTCCTTGCTTTTCCTTCGGCCCACGGACTCGGCCACGATCTTCATTCAACAACTTGGTCGCGGATTGAGATTGAGTCCGGATTGTGAGGTTTTGACGGTATTGGACTTTGTGGGGCATCATCGTAACGCGTGGCTGAATATGGAGGTTTTGAGGGACGCTGCGGCGGCGCCGAATGCCTCGACCCTGCCCGAGTTCGATCTCACTCCGCCGAAGCAATGCGAAATCTTGCTCGATGACGTGACGCGCGAGATCTTGCTCAAGGTCCGCCGGTTCACGCGCCGAAAGAGCGATTGGTGCGAGGAGACGTATCGAAGCCTGCGCGACGAAAAGGGGAAGCCTCCGTTCCCTGTGGACCTGATTGGTCGTGCCGATGCCCCAAGCCTCGGCGACTTTAGGGCTGTTTACGGTTCATGGCTTGATTGCCGAAAGACCTTTTACGATGCGGACCCGTGGGAAATGGCGCTGGAGAAGGACCATCTGGGCTGGGAGCTCTTGGCACAGTGCGAGAAGAATTGGCAGCAGCCGAGGGTATACGCATACGCGCTGCTCTGGGGGCTTTGCGCAGCGCCCAGAACACCGAAGGAAGGCTATGAGGAGTTTTTTGAAAGGTACCCACGGTGGAGGGCTGAGTATGCGCCAGCTGAGTCTACGAACGCCTGGCAAACTTTGGAGAAGAAGCTTGGTAGACTTCTGGATGGAAAGGCGCTCAATGCCGAGGTTTTTGATCAGATTCCGAGCTCCGCACTCTTAGAGCACGTGGAATTGAGACTACAGTACACCCTTGAAGCGGATTTCAGACTTCGCCACGGTGGAGTGCTTCGCACACCGGCGGAGCTTGTTGTCCATCGAGCGTATACGCGACAGGAGATCGTGAATCATTTCCGGCAGCAATACGACCCAGCCTTGCACAATGCTGGCGTCATCACCTTTGAGGTCGGCGCGGAGTCACACATCGTGATGATCACCAAATTGGACACCAGCGGTGCGAAGTCTGAGTTTCATTACGTCAATCAATTCGACGGCCCGCAGCGTTTCTTGTGGCAAAGTCAGAACCGACAGACTCAGGAAAATCGGTCAGGACGAGCCATTCTGGACCACAAGGAAGATGGCGCAAGTTTGCACCTATTTGTGCAAACAAAGTCCCACTCCTCTCCACATTATCTGGGTAAAGTAGATGTTGAATCGGTAGAAGGTAACGCGCCGATGAATGTCACATTTTCGTTGAGACATCGTCTCACCGACGAGCTATGCGAACTCTGGCTTGAAGGCGTCAGGAAGTAG